The genomic segment TGTAAAAAGGAGAAATGGTAAAGGTAGATTTTAATAcgatatatatttaattgtacATCTTCAtctactatttatttattttaatagaacATGTATTATATGATTGTCCGATTAATTCAGGATGGGACAGTCTATACAGTTAAAAACATCAAGACGACCATTCAAGAGATCGAGCAACTGCACTATGTAGATCGAACAATTATCTTTAAACAAGGATTAGGTTTGATAGAGATTAGTATGAGACAAACATGATTAACACCAATTAAATCATAATTAGGCCATTAGTGAGCCAAAACTTATCctgaaatctataaatataagtttaaagtaggtttaatacctcttttggtccctagAAAGGGGGCCAatgttcaatgtggtcccaccTTTTTTTCGAAGTTCAATGTAATCCCATCTTTTGTAAAAAATGTGCAATCaagtcctttttgcaaacggCGTGAAGTTTTTAACGGAGCAGCTGACAGGGTGGACTGAATATCATTACGTGGCTTTGTGTGGGTAATACGTGGCAGAGAGAGGGTGATACGTGGCAGAGAGAGGGTAAATTTGGTAATATTAGTGAGGTTATGAAATCAGAAGTTAGGGTTAGAGTTTTCCCGAAATTTTCTGGCGAGGAGTTTGATAACTTTACTGCCTTAGCAGAGAAGTTGCGTGCTGATTATGACTTTGGTCACACCCTGAATGCTAAACACCTTCCAAGAGGTAAATCATCAGTCGCTGGCCCTGTAATTAGGTTATTCAAGCCGTTCGATGAACTTTTTGTTGACTCCAAGGTAGTGCTGATTTATGTGGATTAATTTTGcaattttatttgatgttttaatcTAATACTGGCTGTCAAAATTAACTCGTGTTTGCAGGATTTCCAAGTGGATACTCTAGAGAAATTTGTTGAGGAGTCCAGTATCCCTGTCGTTACTATCTTTAACAATGATCCTAACAATCATCCTTTCGTTGTCAAGTTCTTCAACAGCCCCAATGCAAAGGTAAATTTGCTGTTTAAGTCAATTTTGTTCTTTCAATATTGAACTTGAGATTTCCGTATTATTAACGCTATTGCAGCTGaatttttatgtgttaaataCCTCCATGTTTCATTAATTGCTATAGCTGGGTAGCAGAGCATGGATTTAAATTGAGGTTTTCAGTTGCGGCCATTGCGCTACTAGCAGCTTTTTGCCTTCTGTAATCTGAACAAAATAGCATTTTCCTAAACTACTTTTCTTTC from the Vigna angularis cultivar LongXiaoDou No.4 chromosome 3, ASM1680809v1, whole genome shotgun sequence genome contains:
- the LOC128195725 gene encoding protein disulfide-isomerase-like; protein product: MVKREGDTWQREGKFGNISEVMKSEVRVRVFPKFSGEEFDNFTALAEKLRADYDFGHTLNAKHLPRGKSSVAGPVIRLFKPFDELFVDSKDFQVDTLEKFVEESSIPVVTIFNNDPNNHPFVVKFFNSPNAKAMLFINFTAESAESFKSKYHTPQPWDHREDPLPQLLEHDEHPSKEAIRIPN